The proteins below are encoded in one region of Drosophila santomea strain STO CAGO 1482 chromosome 2R, Prin_Dsan_1.1, whole genome shotgun sequence:
- the LOC120446909 gene encoding uncharacterized protein LOC120446909 isoform X8 produces the protein MSKKMWQKIFKSKSQKPQPLAKINKRHSRIAYEEYQQLNDLLAGEKGQLSSFSNEKENEHENGNGNGGGSSSINVFEQQPLQGSFNSLQFSEAQQQQQQQQQQQKSQQHQLSTFSRVRNTFSMKRNSSSSSKKQGNAKPSESDAADAATAAATVATATAAAATSATLATLTNNSPGNQLQRVLIVVNKIDVATNCPTNHLHANPTETAPPNAAIKSTTSSTTDPQTEDSRRAGGDEDDTPAPPPLTSGSPLPVPEYVPEQATQLTPCPCCSRTFGVNALRKHVVICEKASKKRKVFDSSRQRRDGTALSTYVLPKNFGLPNAERTAGIPSPPTTSREATSVNAAPEPVNSPQPVPRKSQTEMVRSTARASMRKAASTLSANSAPEAPAVAPAAPAVPAGPAAPAAPLVRERSLAKRIKAPACDRCPHCERSFNPKAFDRHVEWCKEKAIQATMKSTNSQETSKAKERLEARKQYRPPNLKTKRSLARDKYSGNHEDLLDAGEITVPKPNLMSLSMTSSVHSDNTQAQVFRSRASEKAGGRAKPNSTVTHNQVNLYMANNEDPPSSPTPRERAELRRSKRTQRESCSEIDDTMERLRRNASGDALQLAKLDCVEAPVLQPARRRKKGPKTDKVDAVEKQIPCLPQVTMTFDELNGLIKRKGGTPICNVEMDEQGIGSLVSKHPSSTSLVRQARRRIRTKENPDLELRALQSPCSVITKDIQYASLNSSLVPMQRKLPKEYSGSEEDSPRPEIQIKLEAAAMRTVCRSTKRSGRSSQAMGNAEPMRALPMSDLKENFETINQSMGQTVLPRLQLGSERQDYEPEDDEVDNYTSDQEEDPEDVDFMAKAVKLLERVRSSSSPVPNPDLVDTHSEYDEEQPEAEPEFKLPPLMEQNSNVSRRLLLEDDENSTMYFKSAPRAKRRSNSGLGNKYDPFLSAKRQLEELCSPSTPPPEEEVTTTKATRTLTPIVTSTPTATPSIAMTTSLTTAAGKPAQVNQKTTPASNFRRTSSLRGPRRTPMLNSRPLFATNYRPTIQRGLSDEGPISTNFLKPEEFDEMPVRAACGNDFHSPRVVRRDTSASNRKQLLKLPVGGAGEASNAPSSPQAARTVAKTDSLAVFLKYEHELEQLNAKAAELAAASQLTSKEQKDKSNTLSKQNSAKSLGHSTPTQLPPLTPAAVPVSPGLVKEVNYPPVATPLRLEPISKAAKSSPAAPLTPIKLESIFGPRRETGLGSGSGSVAGDYIDPKLINAFDNLHVNSGISSDASSTPQQLSQARSRSSSQSTITHERRQSGEARNLLKRKMRLGRNQFLYDASPEDADASSGCSADDEANRSSMEYDEQCWQQQQKQLLANPLPLVMPMVHNAMPTFDDFDFEEFLSSFENENDDEQFPLFKDCREFLMNRSTSRQRSFQKATSTQQTTATQITPLSHHQSKIKDNHAHRSDTKMPEDKLQRQQSNASSASSQEEKSRLELEKRPVDEDQKKREIFISIETEANAQGRSPISPDSLRHMVGNAHTPIEVLHIENGNEPEHARFSKISDTEDAEDEPRDRASQSTNRLAPSSNGSSLAPNVQLNNAKNMIQKMHSDFRQMGEEASASMRRQLIGSNAGRGEEHQRSSSVLPASNPPHQVEANSPMTPSPSADSDELSSLDGYPMSSSQGSRRGASSKLSSDSAYGSSNSPYSLSRQCSSQLQTGTPRSQALMRPHTASAKLSSCMIDASTQAHTEYGTLKARQRLFAPECGNNNGDGGESSSSGSEHSFAAHPKQQQSINYSYQQPLQQEQQQQQQMQQMQMQQMNCNYNYQQEQQQLHQQQQQQQQAQIPAPTAYNTNNNNVPMTPTTSEQSLMSNSSMSSSKKSNYCYECGSKFIFETAKFCMDCGLRRAEL, from the exons ATGAGCAAGAAAATGTGGCAAAAGATCTTCAAGTCCAAGTCGCAGAAGCCGCAGCCCTTGGCCAAAATCAACAAGCGGCATAGTCGCATTGCTTACGAGGAGTACCAGCAATTAAACGATCTGCTGGCCGGTGAAAAGGGGCAGCTCAGTAGTTTCAGCaacgaaaaggaaaatgagcatgaaaatggaaatggcaatggcgGTGGAAGTAGCAGCATTAACGTTTTCGAACAGCAGCCGCTGCAAGGTTCTTTCAACTCGTTGCAGTTTAGTGaggcgcaacagcagcagcagcaacagcaacagcaacaaaaatcgcagcagcatcagctgTCAACGTTTTCGCGCGttcgcaacacattttccATGAaacgcaacagcagcagcagcagcaaaaagcagGGAAATGCCAAGCCAAGTGAGTCGGatgcagcagatgcagcaacagcagcagcaacagttgcaacagcaacagcggcagcagcaacatcagcgaCATTAGCAACATTAACTAATAATTCGCCAGGCAATCAACTGCAACGCGTCTTGATTGTTGTCAATAAGATCGATGTGGCCACTAACTGCCCGACTAACCATTTGCATGCCAATCCCACAGAAACTGCGCCTCCAAATGCAGCAATTAAATCAA CAACAAGCAGCACCACGGATCCCCAGACGGAAGACTCCAGGCGGGCCGGTGGCGACGAGGATGATACGCCTGCCCCGCCGCCACTGACCTCCGGTTCCCCCCTTCCGGTGCCGGAGTACGTGCCCGAGCAGGCCACCCAGCTGACGCCCTGTCCCTGCTGCAGTCGCACCTTCGGCGTGAACGCCCTGCGCAAGCACGTCGTCATCTGCGAGAAGGCCTCCAAGAAGCGCAAGGTGTTCGACTCGTCGCGCCAACGCCGCGATGGAACCGCTCTCTCCACGTACGTGCTGCCCAAGAACTTTGGCCTGCCCAATGCGGAACGCACGGCGGGAATACCATCTCCTCCGACCACCAGTCGCGAGGCCACGTCTGTAAATGCTGCTCCAGAG CCAGTAAACTCACCGCAGCCAGTCCCTCGAAAGTCGCAAACGGAGATGGTGCGCTCCACTGCCCGAGCCTCCATGCGCAAGGCAGCATCCACACTTTCAGCCAACTCGGCACCGGAGGCTCCAGCTGTGGCACCTGCTGCTCCCGCTGTTCCAGCTGGTCCAGCTGCTCCGGCAGCTCCGCTCGTCCGTGAACGATCGCTGGCCAAGCGGATCAAGGCACCTGCCTGCGATCGTTGTCCCCACTGCGAACGCAGCTTTAATCCGAAGGCCTTTGATCGCCACGTGGAGTGGTGTAAGGAGAAGGCCATCCAGGCCACCATGAAGTCCACCAACAGCCAGGAGACCAGCAAGGCCAAGGAGCGCCTGGAGGCCAGGAAGCAGTACAGGCCACCCAATCTGAA GACCAAGAGATCCCTGGCCAGAGATAAATACTCCGGCAACCACGAGGATCTTCTGGATGCTGGTGAGATCACGGTACCTAAGCCAAACCTGATGTCCCTCTCGATGACGTCGTCCGTGCACAGTGATAA CACGCAAGCTCAAGTCTTCAGATCAAGAGCTTCGGAGAAAGCAGGAGGTCGTGCCAAACCAAACTCCACGGTGACCCACAACCAAGTGAACCTGTACATGGCCAACAATGAGGATCCACCATCTTCGCCGACGCCCAGGGAACGCGCTGAACTGCGTCGCTCCAAGCGCACTCAGCGGGAATCCTGCAGCGAAATTGACGATACCATGGAGCGACTGAGGCGGAACGCCAGTGGAGATGCTCTCCAGTTGGCCAAACTCGATTGCGTGGAGGCGCCAGTTCTCCAGCCGGCTAGACGCCGCAAGAAAGGGCCCAAAACGGATAAAGTAGATGCGGTCGAAAAGCAGATCCCCTGCCTTCCCCAAGTCACCATGACATTCGACGAGCTCAATGGGTTAATCAAGCGCAAAG GCGGCACGCCCATTTGCAATGTGGAAATGGATGAGCAGGGAATCGGTAGTCTGGTCTCCAAGCATCCCTCCTCCACATCCCTAGTGCGCCAGGCACGTCGTCGGATTCGCACCAAGGAGAACCCCGATCTGGAGTTGCGTGCCCTGCAATCGCCGTGTTCAGTAATCACCAAAGACATACAATATGCTTCGCTGAACTCCAGCCTAGTGCCCATGCAGCGAAAGCTGCCAAAAGAGTACTCCGGATCCGAGGAGGATTCGCCAAGGCCAGAAATCCAGATTAAGCTAGAAGCTGCAGCCATGCGCACAGTATGCCGATCCACGAAGAGATCAGGTCGCTCTTCCCAGGCGATGGGTAACGCGGAGCCAATGCGAGCTTTGCCCATGTCAGATCTGAAGGAAAACTTTGAGACGATCAACCAATCCATGGGGCAAACAGTACTCCCAAGATTACAGCTGGGAAGTGAGCGACAGGACTACGAACCGGAGGACGACGAAGTGGATAACTATACCAGTGATCAAGAGGAAGATCCCGAAGATGTTGACTTTATGGCTAAAGCGGTTAAGCTGTTAGAGAGGGTGCGGTCCAGCTCCAGTCCCGTGCCCAATCCTGACCTAGTGGATACCCACAGTGAATATGATGAGGAGCAGCCCGAGGCGGAGCCGGAATTCAAACTGCCGCCTTTGATGGAACAAAATAGCAACGTCAGTCGCCGTTTGCTCCTGGAGGATGACGAAAATAGTACTATGTATTTCAAGTCGGCACCTAGGGCCAAGCGTCGTTCAAATAG CGGACTGGGGAACAAATACGATCCCTTCCTCTCGGCCAAGCGGCAGCTGGAGGAGCTTTGCTCACCCAGCACGCCGCCGCCAGAGGAGGAGGTGACCACCACCAAAGCTACCAGAACATTGACACCCATAGTAACCAGCACACCTACAGCCACACCCAGTATCGCCATGACCACTTCATTGACCACGGCAGCCGGCAAGCCCGCACAGGTTAACCAAAAGACCACTCCGGCCTCCAATTTCCGACGTACTTCATCGCTGAGAGGGCCGCGTCGTACGCCCATGCTAAACAGCCGACCACTGTTTGCCACCAACTATCGGCCCACCATTCAGCGGGGTCTCTCCGATGAGGGTCCCATCTCCACCAACTTTCTAAAGCCCGAGGAGTTCGACGAGATGCCGGTGAGAGCGGCATGCGGCAATGACTTCCACAGCCCAAGAGTCGTGCGCCGGGATACCAGCGCCTCCAACCGAAAGCAGCTGCTTAAATTGCCAGTGGGTGGAGCCGGTGAAGCCAGCAACGCACCTTCCTCTCCTCAGGCCGCACGCACTGTGGCCAAAACCGACTCCCTGGCTGTGTTCCTCAAGTACGAGCacgagctggagcagctgaaTGCCAAGGCGGCTGAGCTGGCGGCCGCCAGCCAGTTGACCAGCAAGGAGCAAAAAGACAAGAGCAACACGCTGAGCAAACAGAACTCGGCAAAGAGCTTGGGGCACAGCACTCCCACCCAGTTGCCCCCATTAACTCCAGCAGCGGTGCCAGTTTCGCCTGGTTTGGTTAAAGAGGTCAACTATCCACCGGTGGCCACTCCCCTTCGATTGGAGCCCATCAGCAAGGCGGCGAAGAGCTCACCAGCAGCTCCCCTGACGCCCATCAAGCTGGAAAGCATCTTTGGACCCAGGAGGGAAACGGGTCTGGGGTCGGGATCGGGCTCGGTGGCAGGCGACTACATAGATCCCAAGCTGATAAACGCCTTTGATAATCTGCATGTAAACAGTGGCATATCCTCGGATGCCAGCTCCACGCCCCAGCAGTTGTCCCAAGCCCGGAGCCGGAGTAGCTCCCAGTCCACCATCACCCACGAACGAAGGCAATCCGGCGAGGCCAGGAATCTGCTGAAGCGCAAGATGCGATTGGGACGCAACCAGTTTCTGTACGATGCCTCGCCAGAGGATGCGGATGCTTCATCGGGCTGTTCGGCAGACGATGAGGCCAACCGCTCGTCCATGGAGTACGACGAGCAGTgctggcagcaacagcagaaacagcTACTGGCGAATCCGCTGCCGCTGGTCATGCCCATGGTGCACAACGCCATGCCCACCTTTGATGATTTTGACTTTGAGGAGTTCCTCTCCTCATTCGAGAACGAGAATGACGACGAGCAATTCCCGCTGTTCAAGGACTGTCGCGAGTTCCTCATGAATCGCTCGACGAGCAGACAACGCTCGTTCCAGAAAGCGACTTCGACGCAACAGACGACAGCCACACAGATCACACCACTCAGTCACCACCAGTCCAAGATTAAAGACAATCACGCCCACAGGTCTGATACAAAAATGCCCGAGGACAAACTGCAACGACAGCAGTCGAATGCCTCAAGTGCCAGCAGCCAGGAGGAGAAGAGCCGCCTGGAGTTGGAGAAGCGGCCAGTCGACGAGGATCAAAAGAAGCGAGAGATTTTCATCAGCATTGAGACGGAGGCCAATGCCCAGGGACGCTCACCCATTTCGCCCGATTCACTGCGTCACATGGTGGGCAATGCCCATACGCCCATCGAAGTCCTGCACATTGAAAACGGAAACGAGCCGGAGCACGCAAGGTTTAGCAAGATCAGCGACACGGAGGACGCCGAAGATGAGCCCAGGGATCGGGCCAGCCAATCCACCAATCGGCTGGCCCCATCCTCGAACGGCTCCTcattggcgcccaacgtgcAGCTGAACAATGCCAAGAACATGATCCAGAAGATGCATAGCGATTTCCGGCAAATGGGCGAGGAGGCGAGTGCCTCCATGCGGCGCCAGCTTATCGGTAGCAACGCCGGACGAGGCGAGGAACACCAGCGCTCCAGCAGTGTGCTCCCTGCTTCGAATCCACCACACCAGGTTGAGGCCAACTCGCCAATGACTCCTTCACCGTCGGCGGACTCGGATGAGCTAAGCAGCCTTGATGGCTATCCCATGTCCTCGTCGCAGGGTTCACGTCGCGGAGCCAGCTCCAAGCTGAGCTCGGATTCAGCATACGGCAG cagcaactcacCTTATAGCTTGTCGCGACAATGCTCCTCTCAACTCCAAACCGGAACACCGCGTTCCCAGGCACTGATGCGTCCACATACGGCCAGTGCCAAGCTGTCCAGCTGCATGATCGATGCCtccacacaggcacacaccGAATATGGAACCCTGAAGGCTCGCCAGCGTCTCTTTGCACCAGAATGTGGAAACAATAATGGCGATGGAGGCGAATCGTCCAGTAGCGGATCCGAACACTCTTTTGCAGCACATCCgaaacagcagcagagcaTCAACTACAGCTATCAGCAGCCACTgcagcaagagcagcagcagcagcagcaaatgcagcagatgcagatgcagcaaATGAACTGCAACTACAACtaccagcaggagcagcagcagcttcatcagcagcagcaacagcagcagcaggctcAAATCCCAGCACCAACAGCTTACAAcactaacaacaacaatgtACCTATGACACCCACCACATCCGAGCAATCACTGATGAGCAACTCGTCCATGAGCTCAAGTAAGAAGTCCAACTACTGCTACGAATGTGGCTCCAAGTTCATATTCGAGACCGCCAAGTTTTGCATGGATTGCGGCCTAAGGCGGGCTGAACTTTAG
- the LOC120446909 gene encoding uncharacterized protein LOC120446909 isoform X2, with protein MSKKMWQKIFKSKSQKPQPLAKINKRHSRIAYEEYQQLNDLLAGEKGQLSSFSNEKENEHENGNGNGGGSSSINVFEQQPLQGSFNSLQFSEAQQQQQQQQQQQKSQQHQLSTFSRVRNTFSMKRNSSSSSKKQGNAKPSESDAADAATAAATVATATAAAATSATLATLTNNSPGNQLQRVLIVVNKIDVATNCPTNHLHANPTETAPPNAAIKSTTSSTTDPQTEDSRRAGGDEDDTPAPPPLTSGSPLPVPEYVPEQATQLTPCPCCSRTFGVNALRKHVVICEKASKKRKVFDSSRQRRDGTALSTYVLPKNFGLPNAERTAGIPSPPTTSREATSVNAAPEPVNSPQPVPRKSQTEMVRSTARASMRKAASTLSANSAPEAPAVAPAAPAVPAGPAAPAAPLVRERSLAKRIKAPACDRCPHCERSFNPKAFDRHVEWCKEKAIQATMKSTNSQETSKAKERLEARKQYRPPNLKTKRSLARDKYSGNHEDLLDAGEITVPKPNLMSLSMTSSVHSDNTQAQVFRSRASEKAGGRAKPNSTVTHNQVNLYMANNEDPPSSPTPRERAELRRSKRTQRESCSEIDDTMERLRRNASGDALQLAKLDCVEAPVLQPARRRKKGPKTDKVDAVEKQIPCLPQVTMTFDELNGLIKRKGGTPICNVEMDEQGIGSLVSKHPSSTSLVRQARRRIRTKENPDLELRALQSPCSVITKDIQYASLNSSLVPMQRKLPKEYSGSEEDSPRPEIQIKLEAAAMRTVCRSTKRSGRSSQAMGNAEPMRALPMSDLKENFETINQSMGQTVLPRLQLGSERQDYEPEDDEVDNYTSDQEEDPEDVDFMAKAVKLLERVRSSSSPVPNPDLVDTHSEYDEEQPEAEPEFKLPPLMEQNSNVSRRLLLEDDENSTMYFKSAPRAKRRSNRSDTKMPEDKLQRQQSNASSASSQEEKSRLELEKRPVDEDQKKREIFISIETEANAQGRSPISPDSLRHMVGNAHTPIEVLHIENGNEPEHARFSKISDTEDAEDEPRDRASQSTNRLAPSSNGSSLAPNVQLNNAKNMIQKMHSDFRQMGEEASASMRRQLIGSNAGRGEEHQRSSSVLPASNPPHQVEANSPMTPSPSADSDELSSLDGYPMSSSQGSRRGASSKLSSDSAYGSSNSPYSLSRQCSSQLQTGTPRSQALMRPHTASAKLSSCMIDASTQAHTEYGTLKARQRLFAPECGNNNGDGGESSSSGSEHSFAAHPKQQQSINYSYQQPLQQEQQQQQQMQQMQMQQMNCNYNYQQEQQQLHQQQQQQQQAQIPAPTAYNTNNNNVPMTPTTSEQSLMSNSSMSSSKKSNYCYECGSKFIFETAKFCMDCGLRRAEL; from the exons ATGAGCAAGAAAATGTGGCAAAAGATCTTCAAGTCCAAGTCGCAGAAGCCGCAGCCCTTGGCCAAAATCAACAAGCGGCATAGTCGCATTGCTTACGAGGAGTACCAGCAATTAAACGATCTGCTGGCCGGTGAAAAGGGGCAGCTCAGTAGTTTCAGCaacgaaaaggaaaatgagcatgaaaatggaaatggcaatggcgGTGGAAGTAGCAGCATTAACGTTTTCGAACAGCAGCCGCTGCAAGGTTCTTTCAACTCGTTGCAGTTTAGTGaggcgcaacagcagcagcagcaacagcaacagcaacaaaaatcgcagcagcatcagctgTCAACGTTTTCGCGCGttcgcaacacattttccATGAaacgcaacagcagcagcagcagcaaaaagcagGGAAATGCCAAGCCAAGTGAGTCGGatgcagcagatgcagcaacagcagcagcaacagttgcaacagcaacagcggcagcagcaacatcagcgaCATTAGCAACATTAACTAATAATTCGCCAGGCAATCAACTGCAACGCGTCTTGATTGTTGTCAATAAGATCGATGTGGCCACTAACTGCCCGACTAACCATTTGCATGCCAATCCCACAGAAACTGCGCCTCCAAATGCAGCAATTAAATCAA CAACAAGCAGCACCACGGATCCCCAGACGGAAGACTCCAGGCGGGCCGGTGGCGACGAGGATGATACGCCTGCCCCGCCGCCACTGACCTCCGGTTCCCCCCTTCCGGTGCCGGAGTACGTGCCCGAGCAGGCCACCCAGCTGACGCCCTGTCCCTGCTGCAGTCGCACCTTCGGCGTGAACGCCCTGCGCAAGCACGTCGTCATCTGCGAGAAGGCCTCCAAGAAGCGCAAGGTGTTCGACTCGTCGCGCCAACGCCGCGATGGAACCGCTCTCTCCACGTACGTGCTGCCCAAGAACTTTGGCCTGCCCAATGCGGAACGCACGGCGGGAATACCATCTCCTCCGACCACCAGTCGCGAGGCCACGTCTGTAAATGCTGCTCCAGAG CCAGTAAACTCACCGCAGCCAGTCCCTCGAAAGTCGCAAACGGAGATGGTGCGCTCCACTGCCCGAGCCTCCATGCGCAAGGCAGCATCCACACTTTCAGCCAACTCGGCACCGGAGGCTCCAGCTGTGGCACCTGCTGCTCCCGCTGTTCCAGCTGGTCCAGCTGCTCCGGCAGCTCCGCTCGTCCGTGAACGATCGCTGGCCAAGCGGATCAAGGCACCTGCCTGCGATCGTTGTCCCCACTGCGAACGCAGCTTTAATCCGAAGGCCTTTGATCGCCACGTGGAGTGGTGTAAGGAGAAGGCCATCCAGGCCACCATGAAGTCCACCAACAGCCAGGAGACCAGCAAGGCCAAGGAGCGCCTGGAGGCCAGGAAGCAGTACAGGCCACCCAATCTGAA GACCAAGAGATCCCTGGCCAGAGATAAATACTCCGGCAACCACGAGGATCTTCTGGATGCTGGTGAGATCACGGTACCTAAGCCAAACCTGATGTCCCTCTCGATGACGTCGTCCGTGCACAGTGATAA CACGCAAGCTCAAGTCTTCAGATCAAGAGCTTCGGAGAAAGCAGGAGGTCGTGCCAAACCAAACTCCACGGTGACCCACAACCAAGTGAACCTGTACATGGCCAACAATGAGGATCCACCATCTTCGCCGACGCCCAGGGAACGCGCTGAACTGCGTCGCTCCAAGCGCACTCAGCGGGAATCCTGCAGCGAAATTGACGATACCATGGAGCGACTGAGGCGGAACGCCAGTGGAGATGCTCTCCAGTTGGCCAAACTCGATTGCGTGGAGGCGCCAGTTCTCCAGCCGGCTAGACGCCGCAAGAAAGGGCCCAAAACGGATAAAGTAGATGCGGTCGAAAAGCAGATCCCCTGCCTTCCCCAAGTCACCATGACATTCGACGAGCTCAATGGGTTAATCAAGCGCAAAG GCGGCACGCCCATTTGCAATGTGGAAATGGATGAGCAGGGAATCGGTAGTCTGGTCTCCAAGCATCCCTCCTCCACATCCCTAGTGCGCCAGGCACGTCGTCGGATTCGCACCAAGGAGAACCCCGATCTGGAGTTGCGTGCCCTGCAATCGCCGTGTTCAGTAATCACCAAAGACATACAATATGCTTCGCTGAACTCCAGCCTAGTGCCCATGCAGCGAAAGCTGCCAAAAGAGTACTCCGGATCCGAGGAGGATTCGCCAAGGCCAGAAATCCAGATTAAGCTAGAAGCTGCAGCCATGCGCACAGTATGCCGATCCACGAAGAGATCAGGTCGCTCTTCCCAGGCGATGGGTAACGCGGAGCCAATGCGAGCTTTGCCCATGTCAGATCTGAAGGAAAACTTTGAGACGATCAACCAATCCATGGGGCAAACAGTACTCCCAAGATTACAGCTGGGAAGTGAGCGACAGGACTACGAACCGGAGGACGACGAAGTGGATAACTATACCAGTGATCAAGAGGAAGATCCCGAAGATGTTGACTTTATGGCTAAAGCGGTTAAGCTGTTAGAGAGGGTGCGGTCCAGCTCCAGTCCCGTGCCCAATCCTGACCTAGTGGATACCCACAGTGAATATGATGAGGAGCAGCCCGAGGCGGAGCCGGAATTCAAACTGCCGCCTTTGATGGAACAAAATAGCAACGTCAGTCGCCGTTTGCTCCTGGAGGATGACGAAAATAGTACTATGTATTTCAAGTCGGCACCTAGGGCCAAGCGTCGTTCAAATAG GTCTGATACAAAAATGCCCGAGGACAAACTGCAACGACAGCAGTCGAATGCCTCAAGTGCCAGCAGCCAGGAGGAGAAGAGCCGCCTGGAGTTGGAGAAGCGGCCAGTCGACGAGGATCAAAAGAAGCGAGAGATTTTCATCAGCATTGAGACGGAGGCCAATGCCCAGGGACGCTCACCCATTTCGCCCGATTCACTGCGTCACATGGTGGGCAATGCCCATACGCCCATCGAAGTCCTGCACATTGAAAACGGAAACGAGCCGGAGCACGCAAGGTTTAGCAAGATCAGCGACACGGAGGACGCCGAAGATGAGCCCAGGGATCGGGCCAGCCAATCCACCAATCGGCTGGCCCCATCCTCGAACGGCTCCTcattggcgcccaacgtgcAGCTGAACAATGCCAAGAACATGATCCAGAAGATGCATAGCGATTTCCGGCAAATGGGCGAGGAGGCGAGTGCCTCCATGCGGCGCCAGCTTATCGGTAGCAACGCCGGACGAGGCGAGGAACACCAGCGCTCCAGCAGTGTGCTCCCTGCTTCGAATCCACCACACCAGGTTGAGGCCAACTCGCCAATGACTCCTTCACCGTCGGCGGACTCGGATGAGCTAAGCAGCCTTGATGGCTATCCCATGTCCTCGTCGCAGGGTTCACGTCGCGGAGCCAGCTCCAAGCTGAGCTCGGATTCAGCATACGGCAG cagcaactcacCTTATAGCTTGTCGCGACAATGCTCCTCTCAACTCCAAACCGGAACACCGCGTTCCCAGGCACTGATGCGTCCACATACGGCCAGTGCCAAGCTGTCCAGCTGCATGATCGATGCCtccacacaggcacacaccGAATATGGAACCCTGAAGGCTCGCCAGCGTCTCTTTGCACCAGAATGTGGAAACAATAATGGCGATGGAGGCGAATCGTCCAGTAGCGGATCCGAACACTCTTTTGCAGCACATCCgaaacagcagcagagcaTCAACTACAGCTATCAGCAGCCACTgcagcaagagcagcagcagcagcagcaaatgcagcagatgcagatgcagcaaATGAACTGCAACTACAACtaccagcaggagcagcagcagcttcatcagcagcagcaacagcagcagcaggctcAAATCCCAGCACCAACAGCTTACAAcactaacaacaacaatgtACCTATGACACCCACCACATCCGAGCAATCACTGATGAGCAACTCGTCCATGAGCTCAAGTAAGAAGTCCAACTACTGCTACGAATGTGGCTCCAAGTTCATATTCGAGACCGCCAAGTTTTGCATGGATTGCGGCCTAAGGCGGGCTGAACTTTAG